From Hirundo rustica isolate bHirRus1 chromosome 1, bHirRus1.pri.v3, whole genome shotgun sequence, a single genomic window includes:
- the SNRK gene encoding SNF-related serine/threonine-protein kinase encodes MAGFKRGYDGKIAGLYDLDKTLGRGHFAVVKLARHVFTGEKVAVKVIDKTKLDTLATGHLFQEVRCMKLVQHPNIVRLYEVIDTQTKLYLILELGDGGDMFDYIMKHEEGLNEDLAKKYFAQIVHAISYCHKLHVVHRDLKPENVVFFEKQGLVKLTDFGFSNKFQPGKKLTTSCGSLAYSAPEILLGDEYDAPAVDIWSLGVILFMLVCGQPPFQEANDSETLTMIMDCKYTVPPHVSKECKDLITRMLQRDPKRRASLEEIENHAWLQGVDPSPATKYNIPLVSYKNLSEEEHNSIIQRMVLGDIADRDTIVEALETNKYNHITATYFLLAERILREKQEKEIQTRSASPSNIKAQFRQSWPTKIDVPQDLEDDLTATPLSHATVPQSSPARTAENVLNGHRSKALGDSAKKEEIPELAGPALSAVPSVSLKPTTSGRKCLFRVEEDEEEDEEDKKPISLSTQVVLRRKPSVTNRLTSRKSAPVLNQIFEEGESDDEFDMDENLPPKLSRLKMNIASPSTVHKRYHRRKSQGRGSSCSSSETSDDDSESRRRLDKDSGFTYSWHRRDSSEGPPGSQGDGGGQSKPSNGNGGVDKTSPGDNNKGGGSPSGGSGGSTNTTSGSTRRCAGSGNSMQLSSRSAGELVESLKLMSLCLGSQIHGSTKYIIDPQNNLSFSSVKVQEKSTWKMCISSGGSAKQASSLGSLKFFSDQMSETTNELERLKNRNLKNNVLQLPLCEKISVNIQRNPKEGLLCTSSQTSCCHVI; translated from the exons ATGGCAGGCTTCAAACGAGGATATGATGGAAAAATTGCAGGATTGTATGACTTGGATAAAACTTTGGGCAGAGGCCATTTTGCTGTGGTCAAACTTGCTCGGCATGTCTTTACAGGTGAAAAAGTAGCAGTAAAAGTCATTGACAAGACCAAACTGGACACTCTCGCCACTGGACATCTCTTTCAAGAAGTCAGGTGCATGAAATTAGTGCAGCATCCCAACATAGTGCGGCTATATGAAGTGATTGACACTCAGACAAAGCTTTATCTCATCTTAGAGCTAGGGGATGGTGGAGATATGTTTGATTACATCATGAAACATGAAGAAGGTCTCAATGAGGATctggcaaaaaaatatttcGCTCAAATAGTTCATGCTATATCCTACTGCCATAAACTGCATGTAGTTCACAGAGACTTAAAACCAGAGAATGtggttttctttgaaaagcaagGACTTGTGAAATTGACTGATTTTGGTTTCAGCAACAAATTTCAGCCTGGAAAGAAGCTCACCACAAGTTGTGGATCTCTTGCCTATTCTGCTCCTGAAATTTTACTTGGGGATGAATATGATGCACCAGCAGTGG ATATATGGAGTTTGGGGGTCATCCTCTTCATGTTGGTCTGTGGACAGCCACCATTCCAAGAAGCAAATGACAGTGAAACTCTGACTATGATAATGGACTGCAAATACACGGTGCCACCTCATGTGTCCAAAGAATGTAAAGA TCTAATTACACGGATGTTGCAGAGAGACCCGAAGCGAAGGGCATCTTTGGAAGAGATTGAAAACCATGCATGGCTCCAAGGAGTTGATCCATCTCCTGCAACCAAGTATAATATTCCTCTGGTATCATACAAAAATCTGTCTGAGGAGGAGCACAACAGTATAATCCAGCGCATGGTTCTTGGGGACATCGCAGACCGAGATACCATAGTGGA GGCATTGGAGACTAACAAATACAATCACATCACTGCTACTTACTTCTTGCTAGCTGAAAGGATCCTGCGAGAAAAACAGGAGAAGGAAATTCAGACCAGATCTGCAAGCCCCAGCAACATCAAAGCTCAGTTCAG GCAGTCATGGCCGACAAAAATTGATGTCCCCCAGGATCTGGAGGATGACCTTACAGCAACCCCTCTCTCCCACGCCACCGTTCCTCAGTCCTCACCGGCTCGCACGGCTGAGAATGTTCTCAATGGGCACCGGAGCAAGGCCCTTGGGGATTCGGCAAAGAAGGAAGAGATCCCTGAACTGGCTGGGCCAGCACTTTCAGCAGTTCCATCGGTGAGCTTAAAACCCACTACAAGTGGCCGGAAGTGCTTGTTCAGAGTagaagaagatgaagaggaggatgaggaagataAAAAACCTATTTCTCTTTCTACTCAAGTTGTTCTGCGTCGTAAGCCTTCGGTTACAAATCGTCTTACTTCGAGAAAGAGTGCACCGGTCCTCAACCAGATCTTTGAGGAGGGCGAGTCAGATGATGAGTTTGACATGGACGAGAACTTGCCCCCAAAGCTCAGCAGGTTAAAGATGAACATCGCCTCGCCCAGCACCGTGCACAAGCGCTACCACCGGAGGAAAAGCCAGGGACggggctccagctgcagcagctctgaaacCAGCGATGACGACTCAGAAAGTAGGAGACGTCTGGACAAGGACAGCGGGTTTACTTACTCCTGGCACAGAAGGGATAGTAGCGAAGGGCCacctggcagccagggagatggtgGTGGACAAAGCAAACCAAGCAATGGGAACGGAGGGGTGGACAAAACTAGCCCAGGCGACAACAACAAAGGTGGGGGGAGTCCCTCCGGTGGATCTGGTGGGAGCACCAACACCACCTCGGGTTCCACTCGGAGATGCGCTGGATCTGGAAACTCAATGCAGCTGTCATCGAGAAGTGCAGGGGAACTGGTTGAAAGCCTGAAGCTGATGAGCCTTTGCCTAGGTTCGCAGATTCACGGCAGCACGAAATACATTATTGATCCTCAAAACAATCTGTCCTTTTCCAGTGTAAAAGTACAGGAGAAATCAACGTGGAAAATGTGTATAAGCTCCGGCGGAAGTGCAAAACAGGCTTCGTCATTGGGCAGcctaaaatttttttctgaccaAATGTCAGAAACAACAAACGAATTGGAACGGCTAAAGAACAGGAACTTGAAAAACAATGTGCTACAACTACCTCTCTGTGAAAAGATATCTGTGAATATTCAGCGGAACCCAAAGGAGGGGCTGCTGTGTACCTCCAGTCAAACCAGTTGTTGTCACGTCATTTGA